The proteins below come from a single Takifugu flavidus isolate HTHZ2018 chromosome 6, ASM371156v2, whole genome shotgun sequence genomic window:
- the rasal3 gene encoding disabled homolog 2-interacting protein isoform X2 yields MGFRRWIVCGGALECSPDHMGAPGGPRAKNQDGGVRALIKRRLENRAKRSGSSQAGALGLNKGSRHHGSRESVSIPISAFGSLDLSADSSTVIRPVHSSILGEKYCFEVISSENTHCFGCSSAAERDRWIEDLRRAAQPNKDNVERTENSLSLWVNEAKDLPAKRRYYCELHLDGTLFARTTSRAVGKPSHRSSLVGEATAGASGGLVAGGGAAGGCQLFWGELFELDNLPCISQITLHLFREEDPKKKRHSREEASFHPLGSVAIPLDEIRGRAYQEKWYPIIPYKAPASTGSKDLLGPQASLRIKARFQNLKVLPMEKYKEFAEYLTMDYVEMCRCLEPLLNVKEKEEMAGALVHMLQSIGKAKEFLIDLGGAEVERLGQKEALIFRENTLATKAIDDYMKLVGQKYLIDTLGDFINRLYASGENCEVDPRKCSAAELSNNQKHLMDACEEVVQKILSIQGPFPEELNKIFSSWGELCEDQGRPEIGQRLISASLFLRFLCPAILSPSLFGLTQPYPEPNTLRTLTLTAKVIQNLANFTLFGEKEEYMLFMNEFLQQHWDGMRVFLQTVSSLDSEIPTTSFDGYVDLPLRLAVLHGLLVDIIYQRDQDTVDKLHPLPLILNQITDCLGPEVHHIKVMSQTTKPEYIAPKDLRDYSPHHPSLQQLTCEAKVTRDGRRSMRQRKPVTRTQSAPHRRPGHPRHLLKRQTSSEALPTADQEQESETHQPCITSPKSSGSVKRAHEPVPWIKVSQNRESSERKTENEQLNVLDRHAQELSELRLGIEQVTERELDMAKRLEDFINQSQDQNALLQAEVRDLQNLLAAKEEQLASATFRLGVIEEEKEEDERKLSVAVAAAERMSVLEEQFARLLRDLEKLTEAYNAGHNNTQAS; encoded by the exons ATGGGCTTTAGACGCTGGATCGTGTGTGGTGGGGCGCTGG agTGTAGTCCTGACCACATGGGTGCACCTGGAGGTCCGCGAGCCAAGAATCAGGATGGCGgcgtgagg GCGCTGATCAAGAGGCGTCTGGAGAACAGGGCCAAGAGGAGCGGCAGCAGTCAGGCCGGCGCTCTGGGACTCAACAAAGGAAGCAG GCACCATGGATCCAGAGAGTCGGTATCTATTCCCATCAGTGCTTTTGGAAGTCTGGACCTGAGTGCAGACTCCAGCACTGTCATCAGACCGGTCCACAGCTCCATTCTTGGGGAGAAGTACTGCTTTGAG GTGATCAGCTCTGAAAACACCCACTGCTtcggctgctcctctgctgcagagcgGGACCGTTGGATCGAAGACCTGAGGCGGGCCGCTCAGCCCAACAAG GATAATGTTGAGCGCACAGAAAACTCTCTCAGTCTGTGGGTGAATGAAGCCAAAGATCTTCCTGCCAAGCGCCGCTACTACTGTGAGCTGCACCTGGATGGGACCCTGTTTGCTCGCACCACCAGCCGGGCCGTTGGCAAGCCCTCGCACCGCTCCAGCCTGGTGGGAGAGGCCACTGCCGGGGCTTCGGGAGGTCTGGTGGCAGGCGGAGGGGCGGCTGGAGGCTGTCAGTTGTTCTGGGGTGAATTGTTTGAGCTTGACAACCTGCCCTGCATCTCTCAAATCACCCTGCACCTCTTCCGCGAAGAAGACCCCAAGAAAAAGCGTCACTCCCGAGAAGAGGCTAGCTTCCACCCTCTAGGCAGCGTGGCCATACCTCTGGATGAGATCCGAGGACGAGCATATCAGGAAAAGTGGTACCCCATCATTCCATACAAAGCCCCAGCTTCAACGGGGAGCAAAGACCTTTTGGGGCCACAGGCTTCACTCCGGATTAAGGCTCGTTTCCAGAATCTGAAAGTGCTGCCAATGGAGAAGTACAAAGAGTTTGCCGAATATTTAACAATGGATTATGTGGAGATGTGCAGATGTCTGGAGCCTCTTCTGAatgtgaaggagaaagaggagatggCTGGAGCACTGGTGCACATGCTGCAGAGCATTGGAAAAGCCAAG GAGTTCCTGATCGACCTGGGCGGTGCTGAGGTGGAGCGTCTCGGACAGAAGGAGGCGTTGATCTTCAGAGAGAACACACTGGCCACTAAAGCCATAGATGATTACATGAAGCTGGTTGGCCAGAAGTACCTCATCGATACCCTTG GAGATTTTATCAATCGCCTTTATGCCTCGGGGGAGAATTGCGAGGTGGACCCACGTAAGTGTAGTGCGGCTGAACTTTCAAACAACCAGAAGCACCTGATGGACGCCTGTGAGGAGGTGGTGCAAAAGATTCTTTCCATACAGGG ACCATTTCCTGAAGAATTAAACAAGATCTTCTCCAGCTGGGGGGAGCTTTGTGAAGACCAGGGTAGACCAGAGATTGGCCAGCGTCTCATCTCCGCTTCCCTCTTCCTTCGCTTCCTTTGTCCAGCGATCCTTAGCCCTTCTCTCTTTGGTTTGACGCAGCCTTACCCAGAGCCGAACACCCTGCGTACGCTCACCCTCACGGCCAAAGTCATTCAGAACCTGGCCAACTTCACCCT GTttggggagaaggaggagtacaTGCTCTTCATGAACgagttcctgcagcagcactgggaTGGGATGCGGGTCTTTCTACAAACGGTCTCGAGTTTGGACTCCGAGATCCCGACGACTTCTTTTGATGGCTATGTGGACCTACCTCTGCGCCTGGCCGTGTTGCACGGCCTGCTAGTAGACATTATTTACCAGCGAGACCAG GATACAGTGGACAAGCTCCATCCTCTGCCTTTAATTTTGAACCAGATTACAGATTGCCTGGGCCCTGAGGTTCATCACATCAAAGTTATGAG TCAAACAACCAAACCAGAGTACATTGCTCCTAAAGACCTGAGGGACTACAGCCCTCATCATCCCTCACTTCAACAGCTTACTTGTGAGGCCAAGGTGACGCGCGATGG GAGGAGGAGTATGAGACAGAGGAAACCAGTGACAAGAACCCAGAGTGCTCCACACAGACGTCCAGGTCACCCCAGACATCTCCTGAAGAGGCAGACAAGTTCTGAGGCTCTTCCAACAGCTGACCAGGAACAAGAGTCAGAAACGCATCAGCCATGTATCACATCCCCCAAATCA TCTGGGAGTGTCAAACGCGCGCATGAACCAGTTCCCTGGATTAAAGTCAGTCAGAACAGGGAGTCCAGCGAGAGGAAGACCGAGAACGAGCAGCTGAATGTCCTGGACAGG CACGCACAAGAGCTTTCGGAGCTGCGTCTGGGAATAGAGCAGGTGACTGAACGTGAGCTGGACATGGCAAAGCGTCTGGAAGACTTCATTAACCAGAGTCAGGACCAGAATGCtttgctgcaggctgaggttAGGGACCTCCAGAACCTCCTGGCTGCTAAAGAAGAGCAGCTTGCTAGCGCCACCTTTAG ACTGGGTGTGattgaagaggagaaggaggaagatgagcgGAAGCTGAGCGTCGCCGTTGCAGCAGCCGAGCGAATGAGTGTCCTG GAGGAACAGTTTGCACGACTACTGAGAGACCTAGAGAAGCTCACTGAGGCCTACAACGCCGGGCACAACAACACCCAGGCCTCTTAA
- the trim25 gene encoding E3 ubiquitin/ISG15 ligase TRIM25 isoform X2 has translation MAGLLQLEEDLSCSICLSTFDCPVTVPCGHNFCNNCLLLTWADCSSFSCPQCRAVFPTRPDLKKNTVLSTIVESFSSKMADKTEAKLSGEPTKVEKDGVILCDTCMETEASKTCLTCMASFCEEHLKPHRMNPVFSLHPLVEPVRNLFEWTCQNHHKLMEFFCSQHGQVICSLCLQQDHKGCSFISAEKQRNLKKEYFKDQLDFLDKKRVQNEKVISEMSTLPESLQNSATSTKKALAAEYQRIRDMLTQEEQNALLAVDHEVQNGHVKIKTLMKKFTSNISTISKAKEHIQSVLKEPQTLAFLQASFDLPSAAKFDPHTPRINLDSPNVKLSKDFATSLNQFLTESFKMTPEARLGRLKTAGVAEEKSTSVPPAKAAAKKNKQMKKDLSKSMENLLNMKEMLSGLHVASASKLGAGPQEALDITSVKDRHELLKYARTLTLDRTTANKRIVMSDGFTRATVADQPLNYPNCPQRFTVCSQVLGSTGFNTGRHYWEVLLSSNNFIGIGLTYQDIDRGGLSSRLGRNSVSWCIEWLNNKLSAWHDTNETVLENTHPKCVGVLLDCEGGTATFYNVAHKATPFHSFVFHFAKAVYPAFWVFPGGSSLSLRRL, from the exons ATGGCCGGGCTgttgcagctggaggaggatctgtcctgcagcatctgtctgAGCACCTTCGACTGTCCCGTCACCGTCCCCTGTGGACACAACTTCTGCAACAATTGTCTCCTGCTGACCTGGGcagactgcagcagcttcagctgccCCCAGTGTCGGGCCGTCTTCCCCACCAGACCAGACCTGAAGAAGAACACCGTCCTCAGCACCATCGTGGAGAGCTTCAGCTCCAAGATGGCCGACAAGACGGAGGCTAAACTGTCTGGAGAACCCACCAAAGTAGAGAAGGACGGCGTCATCCTGTGTGACACCTGTATGGAGACGGAAGCGTCCAAGACCTGCCTGACCTGCATGGCCTCTTTCTGTGAGGAGCACCTGAAGCCTCATCGGATGAACCCCGTGTTTTCTCTCCACCCGCTGGTTGAACCGGTCAGGAACCTGTTTGAGTGGACCTGCCAGAACCACCATAAACTGATGGAGTTCTTCTGCAGTCAGCATGGCCAAGTGATCTGCAGCCTGTgcctccagcaggaccacaaaggctgcagcttcatctctgctgagaagcagaggaacCTCAAGAAG GAATATTTTAAGGACCAGTTAGATTTCTTGGACAAGAAGCGTGTGCAGAACGAAAAGGTCATCAGTGAAATGAGCACGTTACCAGAGAGCCTGCAG AACTCTGCCACCAGCACCAAGAAGGCCCTGGCCGCTGAGTACCAGCGGATCAGGGACATGCTGACCCAGGAGGAGCAGAACGCTCTGCTTGCTGTGGACCATGAGGTGCAGAACGGCCACGTCAAGATCAAGACTCTAATGAAGAAGTTCACTTCGaacatcagcaccatcagcaaAGCTAAAGAGCACATCCAGAGTGTTCTGAAAGAGCCTCAAACCTTGGCTTTTCTGCAG GCTTCTTTTGACCTCCCTTCAGCGGCAAAGTTCGACCCCCACACCCCTCGCATCAACCTGGACTCCCCAAACGTGAAACTGTCGAAGGATTTTGCTACTTCGCTCAATCAGTTTCTGACCGAGAGCTTCAAAATGACCCCGGAGGCCAGACTGGGGAGACTCAAAACAGCTG GTGTTGCAGAAGAAAAGAGCACTTCAGTTCCTCCAGCCAAGGCAGCAGCAAAGAAGAATAAACAAA TGAAGAAGGATCTGAGCAAGTCAATGGAGAACCTTTTGAACATGAAGGAGATGTTATCAGGTCTTCATGTTGCTTCAGCCTCCAAACTGGGAGCAG GACCTCAGGAGGCTCTAGATATAACTTCTGTCAAGGATCGCCATGAACTCCTGAAAT ACGCCAGAACTCTGACTCTGGATCGGACGACAGCCAATAAACGCATCGTGATGAGCGACGGCTTCACCAGGGCCACTGTGGCAGATCAGCCACTCAACTACCCCAACTGCCCTCAGCGCTTCACCGTCTGCTCCCAGGTCCTGGGCTCTACCGGGTTCAACACCGGCCGACATTACTGGGAGGTTCTGCTCAGTAGCAACAACTTCATTGGCATCGGCTTAACTTACCAAGACATCGATCGCGGAGGTCTGTCCAGCCGACTGGGCCGCAATTCCGTCTCCTGGTGCATCGAGTGGTTGAATAATAAGCTGTCGGCTTGGCATGACACCAACGAGACCGTGTTGGAGAACACCCACCCCAAATGTGTGGGGGTTCTGTTGGACTGCGAAGGGGGCACTGCCACATTTTATAATGTAGCCCACAAAGCCACCCCCTTCCACTCCTTCGTGTTCCACTTTGCTAAAGCCGTGTATCCAGCTTTCTGGGTTTTCCCCGGTGGCTCGTCCCTGTCTCTACGCCGCCTGTAG
- the rasal3 gene encoding RAS protein activator like-3 isoform X1 — protein sequence MRHDRHDSYQGNRTATRLLLPDDAVQDRKRKSSKATPANPAHPSHSQPPGRVWEPRDEGAKMGTEENQLEPAAPQTPKEPEEKDESPTCDTSDPLNTYRWHTGSRGGLDQAREESSPTSTLGRLQKASSNKWSKMQTWRKALSEEHPDKSPPSGKGGEGARTKGTMKNPFKRALSEPLGARLATLAPSPSSAPPADPAGASGASSPAAAAADPPQRGGGGMLFRKYLRTVSQKLKLQSRWSTSNLLPDENEASSVAQTSCTLPRLQWAPAQDVPLWDITNCVLEDGQILISPEEEPMMWTRTRVSSCVLNLSLQNLVDDAECSPDHMGAPGGPRAKNQDGGVRALIKRRLENRAKRSGSSQAGALGLNKGSRHHGSRESVSIPISAFGSLDLSADSSTVIRPVHSSILGEKYCFEVISSENTHCFGCSSAAERDRWIEDLRRAAQPNKDNVERTENSLSLWVNEAKDLPAKRRYYCELHLDGTLFARTTSRAVGKPSHRSSLVGEATAGASGGLVAGGGAAGGCQLFWGELFELDNLPCISQITLHLFREEDPKKKRHSREEASFHPLGSVAIPLDEIRGRAYQEKWYPIIPYKAPASTGSKDLLGPQASLRIKARFQNLKVLPMEKYKEFAEYLTMDYVEMCRCLEPLLNVKEKEEMAGALVHMLQSIGKAKEFLIDLGGAEVERLGQKEALIFRENTLATKAIDDYMKLVGQKYLIDTLGDFINRLYASGENCEVDPRKCSAAELSNNQKHLMDACEEVVQKILSIQGPFPEELNKIFSSWGELCEDQGRPEIGQRLISASLFLRFLCPAILSPSLFGLTQPYPEPNTLRTLTLTAKVIQNLANFTLFGEKEEYMLFMNEFLQQHWDGMRVFLQTVSSLDSEIPTTSFDGYVDLPLRLAVLHGLLVDIIYQRDQDTVDKLHPLPLILNQITDCLGPEVHHIKVMSQTTKPEYIAPKDLRDYSPHHPSLQQLTCEAKVTRDGRRSMRQRKPVTRTQSAPHRRPGHPRHLLKRQTSSEALPTADQEQESETHQPCITSPKSSGSVKRAHEPVPWIKVSQNRESSERKTENEQLNVLDRHAQELSELRLGIEQVTERELDMAKRLEDFINQSQDQNALLQAEVRDLQNLLAAKEEQLASATFRLGVIEEEKEEDERKLSVAVAAAERMSVLEEQFARLLRDLEKLTEAYNAGHNNTQAS from the exons ATGCGACACGACAGACATGACAGTTACCAAGGCAACCGCACAGCCACACGCCTGTTGTTGCCAGATGACGCAGTGCAAGACAGGAAACGAAAGAGCAGCAAGGCGACACCAGCCAACCCTGCTCATCCTTCGCACTCTCAACCGCCCGGACGAGTGTGGGAACCCAGAGACGAAGGTGCTAAGATGGGCACAGAGGAGAACCAGCTGGAGCCTGCAGCTCCGCAGACGCCCaaggagccagaggagaaggACGAGTCCCCCACGTGTGACACCTCTGATCCGCTCAACACCTACAGGTGGCACACCGGCTCCCGGGGAGGCCTGGACCAGGCCAGAGAGGAATCGTCTCCCACATCCACGCTGGGTAGGCTTCAGAAGGCCTCCAGCAACAAATGGAGCAAAATGCAAACCTGGCGCAAAGCCCTCAGCGAGGAGCACCCCGACAAAAGCCCCCCCAGCGGGAAGGGTGGCGAGGGAGCCAGGACAAAAGGAACCATGAAGAACCCCTTCAAGAGGGCCTTGTCTGAGCCCCTGGGCGCCAGGTTGGCCACCCTGGCACCTTCCCCCAGCTCCGCTCCTCCAGCAGACCCGGCCGGGGCCTCGGGGGCCTCCTCtcccgccgccgctgccgccgacCCCCCACAGCGAGGGGGAGGCGGAATGCTCTTTAGGAAGTACCTGAGGACGGTGTCCCAGAAGCTCAAGCTGCAGAGTCGCTGGAGCACCTCAAACCTACTTCCAG atgaAAACGAGGCATCGTCAGTCGCACAAACCAGCTGCACACTCCCGAGGTTGCAATGGGCCCCCGCACAGGATGTCCCACTGTGGGACATCACCAACTGTGTCCTCGAGGACGGACAAATCCTGATTTCACCAGAGGAAGAG CCAATGATGTGGACCAGAACCCGTGTCAGCAGCTGTGTGCTGAACCTCAGCCTGCAGAATCTAGTGGACGATGCag agTGTAGTCCTGACCACATGGGTGCACCTGGAGGTCCGCGAGCCAAGAATCAGGATGGCGgcgtgagg GCGCTGATCAAGAGGCGTCTGGAGAACAGGGCCAAGAGGAGCGGCAGCAGTCAGGCCGGCGCTCTGGGACTCAACAAAGGAAGCAG GCACCATGGATCCAGAGAGTCGGTATCTATTCCCATCAGTGCTTTTGGAAGTCTGGACCTGAGTGCAGACTCCAGCACTGTCATCAGACCGGTCCACAGCTCCATTCTTGGGGAGAAGTACTGCTTTGAG GTGATCAGCTCTGAAAACACCCACTGCTtcggctgctcctctgctgcagagcgGGACCGTTGGATCGAAGACCTGAGGCGGGCCGCTCAGCCCAACAAG GATAATGTTGAGCGCACAGAAAACTCTCTCAGTCTGTGGGTGAATGAAGCCAAAGATCTTCCTGCCAAGCGCCGCTACTACTGTGAGCTGCACCTGGATGGGACCCTGTTTGCTCGCACCACCAGCCGGGCCGTTGGCAAGCCCTCGCACCGCTCCAGCCTGGTGGGAGAGGCCACTGCCGGGGCTTCGGGAGGTCTGGTGGCAGGCGGAGGGGCGGCTGGAGGCTGTCAGTTGTTCTGGGGTGAATTGTTTGAGCTTGACAACCTGCCCTGCATCTCTCAAATCACCCTGCACCTCTTCCGCGAAGAAGACCCCAAGAAAAAGCGTCACTCCCGAGAAGAGGCTAGCTTCCACCCTCTAGGCAGCGTGGCCATACCTCTGGATGAGATCCGAGGACGAGCATATCAGGAAAAGTGGTACCCCATCATTCCATACAAAGCCCCAGCTTCAACGGGGAGCAAAGACCTTTTGGGGCCACAGGCTTCACTCCGGATTAAGGCTCGTTTCCAGAATCTGAAAGTGCTGCCAATGGAGAAGTACAAAGAGTTTGCCGAATATTTAACAATGGATTATGTGGAGATGTGCAGATGTCTGGAGCCTCTTCTGAatgtgaaggagaaagaggagatggCTGGAGCACTGGTGCACATGCTGCAGAGCATTGGAAAAGCCAAG GAGTTCCTGATCGACCTGGGCGGTGCTGAGGTGGAGCGTCTCGGACAGAAGGAGGCGTTGATCTTCAGAGAGAACACACTGGCCACTAAAGCCATAGATGATTACATGAAGCTGGTTGGCCAGAAGTACCTCATCGATACCCTTG GAGATTTTATCAATCGCCTTTATGCCTCGGGGGAGAATTGCGAGGTGGACCCACGTAAGTGTAGTGCGGCTGAACTTTCAAACAACCAGAAGCACCTGATGGACGCCTGTGAGGAGGTGGTGCAAAAGATTCTTTCCATACAGGG ACCATTTCCTGAAGAATTAAACAAGATCTTCTCCAGCTGGGGGGAGCTTTGTGAAGACCAGGGTAGACCAGAGATTGGCCAGCGTCTCATCTCCGCTTCCCTCTTCCTTCGCTTCCTTTGTCCAGCGATCCTTAGCCCTTCTCTCTTTGGTTTGACGCAGCCTTACCCAGAGCCGAACACCCTGCGTACGCTCACCCTCACGGCCAAAGTCATTCAGAACCTGGCCAACTTCACCCT GTttggggagaaggaggagtacaTGCTCTTCATGAACgagttcctgcagcagcactgggaTGGGATGCGGGTCTTTCTACAAACGGTCTCGAGTTTGGACTCCGAGATCCCGACGACTTCTTTTGATGGCTATGTGGACCTACCTCTGCGCCTGGCCGTGTTGCACGGCCTGCTAGTAGACATTATTTACCAGCGAGACCAG GATACAGTGGACAAGCTCCATCCTCTGCCTTTAATTTTGAACCAGATTACAGATTGCCTGGGCCCTGAGGTTCATCACATCAAAGTTATGAG TCAAACAACCAAACCAGAGTACATTGCTCCTAAAGACCTGAGGGACTACAGCCCTCATCATCCCTCACTTCAACAGCTTACTTGTGAGGCCAAGGTGACGCGCGATGG GAGGAGGAGTATGAGACAGAGGAAACCAGTGACAAGAACCCAGAGTGCTCCACACAGACGTCCAGGTCACCCCAGACATCTCCTGAAGAGGCAGACAAGTTCTGAGGCTCTTCCAACAGCTGACCAGGAACAAGAGTCAGAAACGCATCAGCCATGTATCACATCCCCCAAATCA TCTGGGAGTGTCAAACGCGCGCATGAACCAGTTCCCTGGATTAAAGTCAGTCAGAACAGGGAGTCCAGCGAGAGGAAGACCGAGAACGAGCAGCTGAATGTCCTGGACAGG CACGCACAAGAGCTTTCGGAGCTGCGTCTGGGAATAGAGCAGGTGACTGAACGTGAGCTGGACATGGCAAAGCGTCTGGAAGACTTCATTAACCAGAGTCAGGACCAGAATGCtttgctgcaggctgaggttAGGGACCTCCAGAACCTCCTGGCTGCTAAAGAAGAGCAGCTTGCTAGCGCCACCTTTAG ACTGGGTGTGattgaagaggagaaggaggaagatgagcgGAAGCTGAGCGTCGCCGTTGCAGCAGCCGAGCGAATGAGTGTCCTG GAGGAACAGTTTGCACGACTACTGAGAGACCTAGAGAAGCTCACTGAGGCCTACAACGCCGGGCACAACAACACCCAGGCCTCTTAA
- the trim25 gene encoding E3 ubiquitin/ISG15 ligase TRIM25 isoform X1: MAGLLQLEEDLSCSICLSTFDCPVTVPCGHNFCNNCLLLTWADCSSFSCPQCRAVFPTRPDLKKNTVLSTIVESFSSKMADKTEAKLSGEPTKVEKDGVILCDTCMETEASKTCLTCMASFCEEHLKPHRMNPVFSLHPLVEPVRNLFEWTCQNHHKLMEFFCSQHGQVICSLCLQQDHKGCSFISAEKQRNLKKEYFKDQLDFLDKKRVQNEKVISEMSTLPESLQNSATSTKKALAAEYQRIRDMLTQEEQNALLAVDHEVQNGHVKIKTLMKKFTSNISTISKAKEHIQSVLKEPQTLAFLQASFDLPSAAKFDPHTPRINLDSPNVKLSKDFATSLNQFLTESFKMTPEARLGRLKTAGVAEEKSTSVPPAKAAAKKNKQMKKDLSKSMENLLNMKEMLSGLHVASASKLGAVLFLVEGPQEALDITSVKDRHELLKYARTLTLDRTTANKRIVMSDGFTRATVADQPLNYPNCPQRFTVCSQVLGSTGFNTGRHYWEVLLSSNNFIGIGLTYQDIDRGGLSSRLGRNSVSWCIEWLNNKLSAWHDTNETVLENTHPKCVGVLLDCEGGTATFYNVAHKATPFHSFVFHFAKAVYPAFWVFPGGSSLSLRRL; encoded by the exons ATGGCCGGGCTgttgcagctggaggaggatctgtcctgcagcatctgtctgAGCACCTTCGACTGTCCCGTCACCGTCCCCTGTGGACACAACTTCTGCAACAATTGTCTCCTGCTGACCTGGGcagactgcagcagcttcagctgccCCCAGTGTCGGGCCGTCTTCCCCACCAGACCAGACCTGAAGAAGAACACCGTCCTCAGCACCATCGTGGAGAGCTTCAGCTCCAAGATGGCCGACAAGACGGAGGCTAAACTGTCTGGAGAACCCACCAAAGTAGAGAAGGACGGCGTCATCCTGTGTGACACCTGTATGGAGACGGAAGCGTCCAAGACCTGCCTGACCTGCATGGCCTCTTTCTGTGAGGAGCACCTGAAGCCTCATCGGATGAACCCCGTGTTTTCTCTCCACCCGCTGGTTGAACCGGTCAGGAACCTGTTTGAGTGGACCTGCCAGAACCACCATAAACTGATGGAGTTCTTCTGCAGTCAGCATGGCCAAGTGATCTGCAGCCTGTgcctccagcaggaccacaaaggctgcagcttcatctctgctgagaagcagaggaacCTCAAGAAG GAATATTTTAAGGACCAGTTAGATTTCTTGGACAAGAAGCGTGTGCAGAACGAAAAGGTCATCAGTGAAATGAGCACGTTACCAGAGAGCCTGCAG AACTCTGCCACCAGCACCAAGAAGGCCCTGGCCGCTGAGTACCAGCGGATCAGGGACATGCTGACCCAGGAGGAGCAGAACGCTCTGCTTGCTGTGGACCATGAGGTGCAGAACGGCCACGTCAAGATCAAGACTCTAATGAAGAAGTTCACTTCGaacatcagcaccatcagcaaAGCTAAAGAGCACATCCAGAGTGTTCTGAAAGAGCCTCAAACCTTGGCTTTTCTGCAG GCTTCTTTTGACCTCCCTTCAGCGGCAAAGTTCGACCCCCACACCCCTCGCATCAACCTGGACTCCCCAAACGTGAAACTGTCGAAGGATTTTGCTACTTCGCTCAATCAGTTTCTGACCGAGAGCTTCAAAATGACCCCGGAGGCCAGACTGGGGAGACTCAAAACAGCTG GTGTTGCAGAAGAAAAGAGCACTTCAGTTCCTCCAGCCAAGGCAGCAGCAAAGAAGAATAAACAAA TGAAGAAGGATCTGAGCAAGTCAATGGAGAACCTTTTGAACATGAAGGAGATGTTATCAGGTCTTCATGTTGCTTCAGCCTCCAAACTGGGAGCAG TTTTGTTTCTTGTTGAAGGACCTCAGGAGGCTCTAGATATAACTTCTGTCAAGGATCGCCATGAACTCCTGAAAT ACGCCAGAACTCTGACTCTGGATCGGACGACAGCCAATAAACGCATCGTGATGAGCGACGGCTTCACCAGGGCCACTGTGGCAGATCAGCCACTCAACTACCCCAACTGCCCTCAGCGCTTCACCGTCTGCTCCCAGGTCCTGGGCTCTACCGGGTTCAACACCGGCCGACATTACTGGGAGGTTCTGCTCAGTAGCAACAACTTCATTGGCATCGGCTTAACTTACCAAGACATCGATCGCGGAGGTCTGTCCAGCCGACTGGGCCGCAATTCCGTCTCCTGGTGCATCGAGTGGTTGAATAATAAGCTGTCGGCTTGGCATGACACCAACGAGACCGTGTTGGAGAACACCCACCCCAAATGTGTGGGGGTTCTGTTGGACTGCGAAGGGGGCACTGCCACATTTTATAATGTAGCCCACAAAGCCACCCCCTTCCACTCCTTCGTGTTCCACTTTGCTAAAGCCGTGTATCCAGCTTTCTGGGTTTTCCCCGGTGGCTCGTCCCTGTCTCTACGCCGCCTGTAG